Proteins from a single region of Geothrix sp. PMB-07:
- a CDS encoding right-handed parallel beta-helix repeat-containing protein, giving the protein MRPADATLRKVLAGTLFFLKVACLSSCGGGSGSTTTASPTPTPTPAPVPGSCAPSPSASLVVNVRDAPYGAMGDGATNDTDAIQKAVNAVAGTGGTVQIPRGTYMIDAVATSPGYGIRLGNNMTLRLEPGATLKAQTNASAGYIMLLASGVSHVNIVGGGTIQGDLATHAGTAGEGGYCLQLSNGASNIVVADITAREGWGDGFYVSGASNILFCNVTADHNRRQGMSIVDGNHLTIKNSTFTRTVGYADTSGALVCGTGLDIEPNPGQTVSDVLISGCTFSDNLGGGISSGLSQANAGVAFTHDIVIDGNKVTGNGSTSRPRPGIEISGQTSLQRISNNLVDGNTSMGIYLRGGATDIQVTGNTVNNTHASPGTTDVVFRAGYGILVAYLKGITVTGNVGSGNDGCGVCDLNPSGTNTVSGNAVSGKGSCP; this is encoded by the coding sequence ATGAGACCCGCTGACGCCACTCTTCGCAAAGTCCTGGCCGGTACCCTTTTCTTCCTGAAGGTTGCCTGTCTGTCCAGTTGTGGCGGCGGGAGCGGCAGCACGACGACGGCTTCACCGACGCCGACGCCGACGCCGGCGCCGGTCCCGGGTTCCTGTGCCCCTTCGCCCTCTGCATCGCTCGTCGTGAACGTCCGTGACGCGCCGTACGGCGCCATGGGCGATGGCGCCACCAACGATACGGATGCCATCCAGAAGGCCGTGAACGCGGTGGCCGGGACCGGAGGCACGGTTCAGATTCCCAGGGGTACCTACATGATCGACGCGGTGGCCACGAGCCCGGGTTACGGCATCCGCCTGGGGAACAACATGACCTTGCGCCTGGAACCTGGCGCGACCCTGAAGGCCCAAACCAACGCCTCTGCGGGTTACATCATGCTCCTGGCCAGCGGCGTCAGCCACGTGAACATCGTGGGGGGCGGCACCATCCAGGGCGACCTCGCCACCCACGCGGGCACGGCCGGAGAAGGAGGCTACTGCCTGCAGCTGAGCAATGGCGCATCGAACATCGTGGTGGCCGACATCACGGCGAGGGAGGGCTGGGGGGATGGCTTCTATGTGTCAGGCGCCAGCAACATCCTGTTCTGCAACGTGACGGCGGATCACAACCGACGCCAGGGCATGTCGATCGTGGACGGCAACCACCTGACGATCAAGAACTCGACTTTTACCCGGACGGTGGGTTACGCGGATACCAGCGGCGCCCTGGTGTGTGGCACGGGCCTCGACATCGAGCCCAATCCGGGCCAGACCGTGAGCGATGTGTTGATCAGCGGTTGCACCTTCTCGGACAACCTCGGCGGGGGCATCTCCTCCGGGCTTTCCCAGGCCAACGCGGGCGTGGCGTTCACGCACGACATCGTGATCGATGGGAACAAGGTCACGGGAAACGGTTCCACAAGCCGCCCCCGACCCGGCATTGAAATCAGCGGCCAGACCAGCCTTCAGCGGATCTCGAACAACCTCGTGGATGGCAACACCAGCATGGGGATCTACCTGCGGGGAGGGGCCACGGACATCCAGGTGACGGGCAACACTGTGAACAACACCCATGCCTCGCCAGGAACAACGGATGTGGTGTTCCGGGCGGGCTACGGCATCCTGGTCGCCTACCTGAAGGGGATCACGGTGACGGGGAATGTGGGCAGCGGCAACGACGGTTGTGGCGTCTGCGACCTCAACCCATCAGGAACGAACACCGTCAGCGGCAACGCAGTGTCGGGCAAGGGCAGCTGCCCCTAA